The sequence GGATTTTCTTGTTGTAAAAAGTGACCAACATCCTCTAAAATAGTTGTTTCGATATGTTGGTACTGCTTCTTCATAATTTCTAGCACATTGGCACTGATGAATGGATCTTTGGCGGCGTGGACTACCAGCATTGGGACATTCTCTTTCCGATACGATTCATTTGGGACGATACCGAAGTTCGCCCGGTAGTAATTAATTGGAGGTGTCAGAGCAGCTGAAAATGAAACCAgggttgtttatattttttcttattatgaaATTCTTGAAGGCACTTATAATTATAgagcaaaatataaacaaatacaataaagtaCGTAAACTGTGAAAGGGACGAAATGCTTATATTCGGATTGGGAATTCGCATTTACATTTCTGCCGGCCAACTAACTGCTAGAAGCCCATTACTACATTTATGAGACTTCAACTATTTAATCGCTGGCTGTgcttattttacatacatatagatCTAACAATGTATATCAACCCAATTTAAATAACTCTTATACTTCAGTTACCGTTAAACTTGATTCACATACAAGTTAAGGTTTATTGTGTTgccttattataaatgtatttatagaaCAAATTGTACGAGACCAGGATCCATTTGTAATTAAGTGATCCGTTTATTTTAAGACCATCTTACGCAAAATCGCCTTCATAGAACGGTAACCTAGTTCAGGGTCAATAGTACCTACCTTAGAAACGACACCATTGTCTAATGGACCTTTGCGTTATTGtgaattatttgattatttttcaaaaaaatatatgtatgtaacgCAATAgttattacgaaatattgtaACGAAATTTTGTGTCGCATCaatctatttttttgtttgtcttcgTACATTCgttcttacaaatataaatagtatgAATGTATTAAGGCAAACAAAAAAACGCAGATGAGAccaaaaactatttcgttattttcatttattttgaggaaatttaattttctttccgATTCCCGagttaaaaataagattattatatataaaaatgacctGAACATCTAAGTACATTAAAATActcatttcattaaattattagatgCATGAAATACCACGGATTCTGTGAGTTTACGAAACATGCGTATTCAAGCGTCCTACCTACTTCTAAGTTTTACTACATCAAAAAGTAATGTTTACGGTGtggtatatataattatatattcacaAGATATTCCTGGGGGAAGAAGCGCAATGAAACTCGCGTAAAACAAGACTGATTATTATTAGGACGGTAGATCGAGAACTGGCCGGGTCGCACTACTCTCgactcctttataaatatttctatactacattataaattatgggTACGTATATACCATTCTCCCCTCTCTATTTACTGAATATATTTCCTTGTTGTATATCTTGTAACAGCGTGTGAACCATATTAGGTATATAAAAGAACATTGTACCTTACGGAAAATAGCATACCTAAGTAATCCTTTTAGTTCAACAatccatacataatatataattagccatgcataatacatattaattttagtagcaATGACCTCAATGATttacagttaataataatataatactttatcaTAAAATCACCGACGAGCGAGTTGTAACCGCGTTTGGGTGGTTTTTTTAGTCTAACAAAAAATGACCACACAACGTTCATTTTGTTAAAGTAATTTTCATGAACTAAACTAACTACCAATATGGCTCAGATTAACCGCCAATCGCTATAGCTATGCGTCAGCGTGGCAATAATCAACTAGTTTGATGTCAGTTCATGAGTGAAGAACAGTGATGGCGAGCGATTAATGGCCAAcatgccattatttataaaaaaatatatattttaccgactttttttatgacccaactatgtttttgtttggcACATTACTCGCGTTCCCGAATTATTGTGTCACGTGTCACTACTGGTACGCATGCCAGTGGTTCGCCATCCCTTTTATAGAACAAAAACGATACTTACAAGGTTTTCCAAACCAATACTTGTAGCATTCGATATCTTGTTTGTCGGTAGTATTAGAGCCAGGTACTCTCATAAGGCTGTCGTATATACCTAGGTCGTCTAACAACAGGAGCAATTCTGGCAGAACTGGTAGACGGTAGAAGAACACGTACctgaaattatatacttatagatAAACAAGCGCGCGATAATTGCAACGTAATCTTAGATTGTAACAATTATTGCGACGATCAACACAAGTTTACATAGTAGTATACGATACATGTACATATTATGCAATATTCCGAGTTGTTGCTTTACGAGAGTATTTTAACATGTGAACGATCTCACAATGCGAGAGCAGCTTTTGTTCTTTATTACTTGTAAGGGTTATGTagtaaatacctacttataaaattcataacactattcaaaatattcggatgaaaattccaataatacattatattttgtatgtacatttttataacgcattggaataattataaattgacaTGTGATTTGTTCGTTGTATCTTACTAGAGTAGTGTACCCAATCATAGCCCAGATTACAACATAACCCAGTTTTTTAAAAATCCCACTGAAACGTTACCAAACCATTTCAAATTAAACGGGTTAATGCGTCAAAGAACACAAATGAAATTGCACCCGGGACTGGTTCCTCTATTTTGAAAAtagctgatatttttttataatgcgtTGTGTCAGTGGCtagttattatattcttaaagttactatttaaaatgaaataatgtaaagtattatttttgctATTAAGACACCATACCCAATCGGTCAACTATGAATTATAGATAgggaaagttttattatttttgccttttgttttattctcacaatattttacttaactCAGATGAAGTATTTCGCTCATGGCCCTCCACAAGTTTCTCATACAATTAAAAAGTCAATGTCGGAATATTCATCCGAAGTATTGTTATATTGATGCCAAATATTATGCTAAATAGATAAAACTTATCGTAATTTTATTCtccatacaatttttattttgtatacttttgtTGTAGGCTAGAGCCAACTTTATTTgtttcctttattatttttttagaaataaaaccgTCTGATAATACGTTATAAGAAGAAAGTAAAAACTTTAATGTCGTTACCATACATCCTTACAAAAATGTAATACAGCGGACTGTGTTGAGCACCCGGATTACTTACATGGCCAACCAgctatgttttaaaacaaaaaaaatgtgttacaaTGTAAAGCAAATGACGATTTTCGagtgtttttattaagtattaaatatgatgcaattacattatatatattttctcatatCCCTAAACGAAACGGTTTTaagaagattttaaaaaatagtttggcCATCAAGGATTCCTTTATCTTACAAATGTGTCTTAGTTCTTACCAAGACATTTTCCTTTGCTCAGGGTTGTTCCAAATCTCATATCCCCAGGCTTCCCTGGACGTGCTGCCCAGCATAATGAGAGCAATCACAGCATCTGGATGGACATTCCGGAATCTGTTCGCAATAAGACCGCCCCAATCATGCGAGATTAGTATACATTTCTCGCGTCCTGAAATGAAATTTTTGCGTTATAACTGTTTATTCTTTTAGTTCGGTACAAAATATTCATCTAGATTTGCATATATAATGGAAAAACAAAATTCGGTTGACGTAATCCTTGATCAACAACTGTATAAATAATGCAGCACTTGTCtcgtttctttttataaattctaattaaatcATGCAATCTGACTGTGTCTATGTTTTTATACGTATATaggtttgtaatttttatctctagacaaaatattatgtaatgttattaattataacaaaatttatcaGTATAAAGGTCACATTTGatgataattttaacattttctgtTCTGTTACCGtgtgagattttaaaattttagaacgATGAAAAAAGGTTCTCTAAGTAAGAGGACTCTCCAAAGGGTATATTCCAATTTGCAGCACATAAGACATCACCTACCTTAAAAAAATAGGCATTCTTAGTAAGATATACATTCTTATTTACCCAATTGTCGAATAAGATCGCGTACATCCTCAACCAGTAATTCGATTTTATACGAGGATACACCTTCCGGCCTCTCTGAGTCTCCATACCCTCTTAAGTCAACGGCAATGCACCTGGAATATTAATGGATAAATAACatctgtattttaaatatcttctaAGCTGTGTTTGGATACAATTCTACCATGATGATATTATTAGCCGTTAATTGGCTCTAGCACAGTGCAGGTTGGGAAACAATTCCTAATGATTgtagtcatttttttatttattgtattcctTGTGGATATTATAACATACTAATACAATTAACTTAAATCAATATCTATTAGTACAAATCCATAGAGATCGACAACAAAATGTAAACACTTAATGAActtcataacattaaaaatagaacTCCAAGATTCGCAGACTGTTTCATCCAGTCCCTAATAATAGAAgacgtaaattaattaaatgattttgcTAAGTGCGTAACAAATACCCATATTTACTGTCGTAACTTTCTTTTCCACGTAACGCTGTGCTCTGTAAATAGTAGGCATATGTTTCGCAAATATGTCCAACATTGACGGTTTGCATGCAAACAAGTAAATACGGATCGTACGATATGCACACCTATTATGTCTATAGTTCTACCTATTATACTCGTCTACAATTCTtggaataataatacaaattttcttATAATACAACTTGCTATGATCTTTATTATATGCGATGACAATCAGGAATATTAAAACACGCACGTTTTCACAtcaaacaactttttttatatatttaaacttaaatgtcttaccaataatttttattgaactCGACTATTTGGTGTCGCCATGAATACCAAAATTCTGGAAATCCATGAAGGAAGACCATAAGTGGCTTCGACGGGTCTCCGCTCTCTACATAGTGTAACTTTGtattctgaaatataaaataaaaatgtacatatttccTATATTTACACGAATACGCAATGCTGGACATAGAAAAAAACGAAGGACTTCTTCGCgcttatttgtttaatttttacttctAGCGTATTGAAAGCTTTGCAACCTTCGTTGTCACGCGGAGTGTCACAGTCTCAGAACAATGGCAAGCAGTCACAGTCCGTTCTCAGGTTTGGTTCTCAGGAaacagtagttttattttaaatacgtacatttgcataattatatattaagaaAACCCTCATCTTCTACAGTAGCAATTACGTTTTATTAGGTTTACGGAAACAGCATTGAACAATGTTATGGTCCGATACAAAGCAGTATTTATGTAGCAATCGCTAAACTATGTTTTACtgctatttatataatactggcttttgctcacggcttcgccctcgtgaaagtttttttttgataaaagtcccactatatattttcccggaacagaaagtagcctataacttcCCCAGGGTCaattatctccatacgaaacttcataaaaatccgttcagtagatttggagaaaatcgataacatacagacagtaTGGTCATAGTGGCTTTTTTGGTCATAGtagcttccacataaaaggtagatatatgctgtcactcttatttagaactatttaagacaaacaatcctacgtacatcatctttgtctaactccagcGGTTTAGACAGCGTACGtcaagatagcattttttttcgacttacttgatgtgtatcgttatattatgaccaaattacacaaaattattataaattgtagcctatgtgttattctaatttataaccaatatcacaataaagtttcatccaaaaccattcagtagttttttcctGAAAGAGGaccaaacatacatacattcatccATAAATCCATCCACACAAActtccgcatttataatattagtagaattacttattaaaagcattttataCAACTTTAATTATATGTTGTCCTGGAattttgctataaatattacacacactAGATACTTTTTACTTCATACGTTTTATTAACAATAGCTTTTATttgccaataaaatataaaaatgtatctacTAAATAGGAAAAAGATAAATtttgctaaaataaatttataaatgatttaatcACCGTGTATTTATGTCCATATTACATACTTGTGTGAACTGTACTAATTAACTAACAAGACCTATTCTTCGTTATTGTTATCTCCACTAATAGCGTGTTATTAATAATCAGATGTATGTACTCGTATGCTTGTTACTTCATTTAATTAGGTGTTATATTTAAACTGTATAAATGTAGAGTTGATGAAATACCAATCCGTGCGCTTTTTATGACAATACTTTTGTGATCTAAACTAAATTGTATAAACATTTCACATTTTCACGTATAAACATCAAACTAAAAGCTGATTTCACAGTGctcaaatgattttttttcgcCAGTTAACGCATTAGGAAGTTTATGCATATAGTACACTtttgattaccatttatttgggtgCATGACTTGTGTATTTGAACCTCTGTATTATACTAGACAATTAGTGTTTACTCAACCATTCAACCGCTAAaccactttattttaatatcagtaatGATTACTATCTTATCTATTTGTAGATAAATAAACTAAACCAATAATGACACAGATGATTATGATCTACAATTATAAGACTCATTCGAACGTGATACATAGGTAATATAACGGATAAGAAACTTTGTCTCAGTGCAGATACCGAATCCGGCTCCTCTAGTTTCACGTCCGCTTCGGGCTCATTACCACGAGCAAACTAAGACTgcgaaatatttcataatttcgtGCAACCTCATAAcacttcataataaaaaaaatatattttgtcttaaTTAAAAATGCTCGTTTGCATAATTTTCTATGAACATACGattaactgaaatattttagaGAGTTACAATGTTAAGTATAACTCATTTCACTTGGATAGAAATGCGTGGTCTTGTCCTTGATATAAtcgaattttataattctagTGAAGCAATCAATACACAGccgaacagcgtggcgcgctttaggggaggcctatgttcagcagtggacagctgtaggctgatgatgatgaatcaaTACACAGGGTCATTTcaatattgcattaataaatgaaactaaataCTGGTCTTTACGTTTGCCAGCATTGTGCCAAAAGACATCCctgattaacatattttttttttcaaaaatccagattttagtttttctagttttttaataatt is a genomic window of Manduca sexta isolate Smith_Timp_Sample1 chromosome 22, JHU_Msex_v1.0, whole genome shotgun sequence containing:
- the LOC115444599 gene encoding epoxide hydrolase 4, producing MSLSQYTYRLFMVNALTLYYGILALGIIALSYIKNPFSGPWKQKLRLEPPAPLTDPKYGVHKYLKVNNTKLHYVESGDPSKPLMVFLHGFPEFWYSWRHQIVEFNKNYWCIAVDLRGYGDSERPEGVSSYKIELLVEDVRDLIRQLGREKCILISHDWGGLIANRFRNVHPDAVIALIMLGSTSREAWGYEIWNNPEQRKMSWYVFFYRLPVLPELLLLLDDLGIYDSLMRVPGSNTTDKQDIECYKYWFGKPSALTPPINYYRANFGIVPNESYRKENVPMLVVHAAKDPFISANVLEIMKKQYQHIETTILEDVGHFLQQENPAIVNKTIRDFLAKNNI